The Salvia miltiorrhiza cultivar Shanhuang (shh) chromosome 2, IMPLAD_Smil_shh, whole genome shotgun sequence DNA window ATACATTTGAATCGTCTTTTATGTATAAACTTATTATGAATGAGGTTATTCTGAGAAAAATGAAATGTTCTAAATTAGTTCGTCAAATTCTAATATGAATTATGTAATAGTTTTtaccataaaaaatattatatctaaagcattttcattgaatatatatatatatatatatatatatatatattaaacttcaatatataagttaattacGTGTATACAAGTGCCCCATCCATTTTAAAGTAAAATACTTCTTCAAATATACAATCTAATTTCTCTACCTAATTGTCTATAGCATGTGCAACATTTACAGTATCAATTTGAATATATAATTTGCGAATATGGATATACATATAAAATCACATAAAAGACCATCCAATTTCAGTACATAAAAGACCATCCAATTTCAGTGTTTAtatataactagcatttgcattcgtgcaacgcacgaaaaatatttttagattttattatatgtaaagttgattattatataaaaaatttaaatataattaaaaatactataattaagataaatatattttagtttaatataaaaataataaagaataattcatattaataaaaaatgatattgtgaaaaaaagaaaacaatataagttaaaagataattgaaaaaaatatatttattcaaaaaaaaaagaggagagatgagagagaattttcttaagttttaatctttaaataaatataatttttaaattttaaatccaatatttacataacatatatcaaattaagctcttgtcatgatctttaatttgatatgcatataaaatattttataattagtcgaatttcacaattttaaaaaagaaatataattgaaaaataagaagttaaagaaaaagaaatgtatagcttataaataaacattcaattttattttaactacaaaattgctactcaattttgaaaattgatttgaaattgaaaactccctttttaatatagtatagattgcttatttgtttttatactgTACTAGAGGACTTGTTTCAATGAGTTAATGTGTGAATGAGATAGTCGTGTGAGTgggatataatttatttgtaaccttcatattgaatatatttttaaaattgtcatttcaatcaatttgaaattgtcatttcaatcaatttgaggaccatatatttattttttatatttatataaaaattaatactaattcaattatcatactcataaatataataaaattaattttaactaaatatatttgaattgaatattaaaaataaaaaagaatttacaattataaaatatgatattatgaaaaaagaaaagttaaaaataaaaaaatactaataaaaaagaagatgagagaggagagagaaatttataaaatttaatatttaaacaaatttaatttgtatattttaaatcaaatatttacataaaatatatcaaattaaagctcttatcgtgatctttaatttgatatgcatattaaatattttataattaatcgaatttcacaattttggaaagaaataaaataacaaataagaagttaaagaaatagaaaataaaaagaaaaatatagtttaaatataaaccttcaattttattataactataaaattatcactcaattttaaaattaatttgaaattgattttaaattgaaaactcgtataaatatagtatagatatagatttataGAAGCCTCGTCATTGTTGATCGTGTCAGTAAATTCGACTCTATGTCACAATTGAGAAATCTACCGTGATAGAACAAAaggtaaaattaattatgagcATTGGTTGTAACACAATTTAGTACAAATTTGAtggttatttaaaaaaaataattgtcaTCGTGGTTTTAGACAGACCCACGATGGCGATAACGAAATGAAACTTTTTAGGTAGTTGGAGAAGGGTAGTTGGGGAGAAGGGTCATTATTTTTGGTTCCTAAAAATTCTCAACTACCCATtgtcaaatttatttaataatcatATCTTATTTACATCAtttactttttctttctttttttgaaacaaTTATTTACATCACTTTCATGCAATTTGTTCTAGAATGTATTTTCTCATAAAGGAATTGTTTCGAGTTCAAGTCATTCCATTTTACAAGAGGatgattcaaataaatatttagcGACAATTTTGATTTCCACATACTTATAACCTTGATTTTGAATTGTGTATACCgccaaatattaattaaataaaagaagataAGCACTCGAAATGGTTGATTTGCTGAGAAGTTTTCATCAAAAAACATGCGTATTCTTCACCTAATTGTCTTTGTAAGTCTCTGCGTTGACCAGCAAATGCAGCACTTCCAGCACGTGCATCCGCTAAAGCAGCAATCATCTGTGGGTCGTCATATCATATAatatcaataaataattaaataaatttgtccAACCTAAATACATCTAATTATATAGGTTggacaaatttatttaattatttattaatattatatgataTGACGACCCACAAATGATTGCTGCTTTAGCGGATGCACGTGCTGGAAGTGCTGTATTTGCTGGTCAACGCAGAGACTCACACAGACAATTAGGTAAAAAATACGCATGTTTTTTTATGGAAACTTCTCAGCAAATCAACCATTTCATTTCGAGTGCTTaacttcttttatttaattaataattgacGGTATACACAATTCAAAGTCAAGGTTATAAGTCTGTGgaaatcaaaaaaaaatttatttttaaaattgggATGGCGCAATAATTAcgtttattttttgtataagtATTGAATATTTATAATGATGACAGTAATTGTACCAGTGCTTAAAAAATTTGCATCTTGCCGTGATTTTGATTGAAAATTGAGTGTcctactttaatttttttatttacctATTTCTTTTCCATTTTAAGATTCAAATTTGGACTAGTTTAAGTGACGAAATAAATAGTAAAATGATAATCCATTTTGGCCTTAGGTGATCTCATTGTCGAATATTTTgtacctcaaaaaaaaaaggtgaatgGTCCCTAGCTAGTATTTTCAGCGAATTAAtcgatttcttttatttttattttttgttatgaaATTTCGAACACAGCTATAGTTCCAGCTATCAGTCTTGTctgattttaatttgataattataGACGTTATGTACGGGTGCTGATTATATACTGATAGGTGGTGGTAGGTGTCCGATTTCAGTTATTTACTTATAGGTAAAAAAAGACGAGATAATAATTTTTGTAATAAATTTATACAACGTTGAAATTAAGGATTACTTATATTACTGTGCGAACAATGGCATATAACAATTTCTGTAAAAAATTGTGATTACAGGTCAAAATTCGGTAAGATGAGTGAATGTCTGGGTCAGGATCATCTCCCGGTTgcatatttcaattttatttatgtttgactgtatttgaatttaattttttatctatCTTAATTGATCTTGATCTTTACATTATCTTTTGGTAAGCATGACATGCATAATGTAGGTTGATAATATGCGTATTATTCAATTCCTTGCATATATGATAAtataataatgtttattttgttataattctatatcataatatatactcctatatatataggatttgAAATCAAACGAGGAAGTCTATTCATGTgctattgatttatttataaaaattattgacataTGCATTCTCAAATctcaatatatttatatagcATTCTTTATCAATATAACGCACATGATATGATGATAAGTGACATCTCATTGTGCCCATATTTTACAACACTGGTTACATTTATAATACTAATAAACTCCTTATTTGAGTCTTTCGATGCCGAGTAGTCATCTCTGTTAGTTGATACTAGTAATTAGTtatgtcattttaaaaaatatttaaatgtaGAAGGAGATCTGTAGATTTTCTTTCCGTGATTAAcgtaatttaatattttttcttattatagATTCACGAACTTGCATTTAGtttttcttttatcttattCCCTTTTTAAATATTTGTACTTCTATATATCCACCCACGCCTTTGGCATGTGAACTAATTAGTCGCATTCCACTAATTATAATTGATTCATGCAATATTCCAAGAGCATACTTTTCCGATTCATTtcgaaatatattttaaatatgccTGCCGACGAAATATACTGAATATAATTCGTAAAATTGTAATTAGTAATTAATATAACCTTCACACGCATTAGTAAAATATTCTCGTAAATGAAAACATATGTTTCGTCAAGTAACAAGTGGATGAGTTTGGGGTGAAAGTAACGACCTGAAATTTACCTATAATTTTTCCTAATGCGTGTAATTTATAGATGATATATACCCTACACAATGAAATTTACCAGAAATAGTCATACATGCGACGGATTTATTTACCTATTACAACGTGTACAAACTTTCTAGTAAAACTAATAGTATTAGCAATTTGAAATAGAGATAAGCCAGCTGTCTCCTATGCCGCCAGCTGTGCGTAGCTTGTACAGTATAAGTTTTTATTAGACGACATTCTTGGGATTTATAGTGTGAATGTGCAAGTTAATGatcataaatttgaatttatttagcTAAATcatgcttatatatataaatataaacgttttttaatgtacgaagtCTAATGTACGTGCATGATCTTGACGATCtaagggctacagtgaaaacacttcttaaaatataaatataaacgttttttaatgtacgaattctatccaacagggttacgaattcatccaacatggttacgaattgtgaaaaataaatttttgctacctttgggattcgaacccaggaccacgaattcatccaacagggttacgaatcaaccgtagatcttgatgatctaagggttggaaatcatttatattttatacacttaagagtgtttttattctagccctcccctatatatatatacttaaatcTTTTGAAGTGCGTGCATGATCATTTTGTGGACTCTATTAACATGATGCTTAATATTTCACTTAAGCTTATTAGATAATACTACTACTTAGCATATTATAATATCACTCACAAACGTTAAGCTTAGGTTGGACCATTCATTAATTCATCTGATTTTATTTCTTCGCTAAgatcttagttttttttttgatcagtaaagtaaaaattttattaaaagaaaagggatcaaggcatcaggaatgccaataAAAACCAATACCAAGTCATATTCTATATTCATGACTTGGGCTATTTGATTATAATTTCTTGTGCCTTAATACTTGCTTGAGGTGTACTTAATAATATGTCTACGAtatagttatttttgtaaatttccATAACTATTTATATCCTAAAAGTGGTCCTAGTTACAATAACTTCTTGTGTTAATGGCCTGTAAAACCACGAATTTtgggcatatatatatatatatatatatatatatatatatatatatatatatatatatatatatattccaattTTAATCTCAAACAAAAAGTTCAGtgtataaatatttgaaattttaattgtttATGATTTTAATTATGGGAACAGTATTCAGCCACATACGTACaccattttaattttacatgACTTATAACTGGCTAATGTGGCTAATAAATGCTAAACAATGTTGTTTCATACttaaaaaatgtttaaattaaatttacacTGGTTACAGTCACACATAATGCATGTACTCTAATTAAATCTATGTGTGTAGTTGGATATTGTTCCCGTAATTAAAATCTAGACAATTAAAGTTAAAAATGTATACGCTAATTTCGCGTTTATCGTATATACATTATGTGataatatactactccctccgtcccgttaaagttggcaacattcgtttcggcacggagattaagaaattgagtgttatatgttttaatagagtgtggcctacaattgttgaccaaattagtgagtaattgttgacttaattaaagtaattttggcatttttagaaagtggcctacaattgttgaccaaattagtgagtaattgttgacttaattaaagtgaacttttgccatttttagaaagtggccaactttagtgggacacccaaaatagaaatgttgccaactttaatgggacggagggagtactatcttttctctttttatatataaagtgATAATATACTAtcttaattagtaatttagtaCGGAGCCGCCcctaaaaaatcaaaatttccCAAACTTTACACACGCAAACTGCAGAGAGCTAGAGATATTTTATCctattacaataaaataataatcactTTATAAATTATGTTTGTTAATGAATGTAGTTTGTGTTCCCATTCCCTTTAATATATTCATGGCTGCCAAACGCGCTACTTAAAAATGTGCTCTTAATTTTTTTGTCGTATTAAATCTCTATTGATTAATATTTTCTCgacaaaaaaaatgtatagGAAGTTTCTTGTTACGAACATTCATGATTACCCAAAAAGAAGTTATTGCATCGAAACAAATGAAGTAGTACTACTTTATTTTCATGTAGtttccttttcatttttattgtCATGTTTAACCCTTAATTTAAATTTCAGCATGTATTCGCTAATAGGGCATTAGGTTTGAATTGTATGTAACTATGTAGTTGCGTGGGCATCACTTTTGTATTGATTTACGTATATTTCCATCGGCAATCGAataatatacaaataattttgtATTGGATCTGCTTGACCAAAATTTATTATGCGTTCAAATGAAAAGGCATATATTGCCACCTACCATTCTCTTGCGTACCTAATAGtttcttcaaaaaataatattccACGTTCCAAGTAATAAATCTCCGCTATTGTTCACATTTTTAtcttgaaagctgtaaatagcAACTGAATGTAAGTTACTTTAAAGTGACGTGTATCACGACTGCAGATTAAATATGTGGACGAGAaccatttcaaaattgagtaatatatatatatacaccaaACATTTTAGTTTTTATATGACCTAAAACACGGCACTTCAATAAGACAACCATGCATATTGGATTTTCTAGgcttttaaatttcattttagCGGTGCGcgtatatctatatatttgaAAACGAGCGTGTAACAATACTATGTTTGTCAAATACTAGCAATGAGATTAAAGAGATAAAAAGTAGCAAAAGGGAATCAGAAATATAACTAATTCCGTGTGAATGCTCTATGTTTTGACTGAAATGTAAAACGAAATTtcgagaaaaaataaaaaataataataaaaataatactatgaaCGCGAAATATTTGGGTAAGCTTTTTATTCTAGAAAGAACACGTGTTTCGTATTACTATTTTGCAAGAATTTTCATGCAAATTGTTCAGAAGCAGAAGAACACCGTCTCTCCTTTAAATTGAGAACCCAAATGCTCAAACTACTACTCAAGTCTCAAACAAACAAAATATCTTCTCtctaacctctctctctcctctccacTCATTGAAGCAGCTGAGATTCGGAGTTCGGAATTCGTGATTCAGATCTCTCGATTCAGTTGCGGCAATGGAGTTGCAGAATCCAGCGCAGGAGATCGACGCGCCGACTACCATCACCATTAAGGGGATTTTGGGGTTGTTGATGTCGAGTACGGATCCGAAGGAGAGCGGGAAGAGAGTAATTTCGCTGGGGATTGGGGATCCGACTGCGTATTCGTGCTTCCACGCTAGTAATGCTGCTCAGGAAGGTGTTGTGGAGGCTCTGCGCTCCACCAAATTCAACGGCTACGCTCCAACTGCTGGTCTTCCACAAACCAGAGAGTAAATTTCTTCCTACTACCTACCTGCTTTAGCTTGCTAGGTTGTTGACCTTGGAGCTTTTCTTCGAAAATCTCCATTATTCTATATTAATTTGCATTTGGAGTGAAGGATCTAGAGGATGAACTCGGAACTTTTCAAATATAGTCTGGCTAACTTCGTTTCCTTAGACTGATTTGATTTGGTGGCGCATTTAAACCTAATGCAACACCTCGATTTTGAAACAATATGTTAATCGGCAAGCAGTTTCGAGATAGGGAGCCTCGCCTCGCGATAGAATATTCATGTGCTCTTTCTCTGAAAGATGATTCTAGGTTCATCCTAGCTAGGTTATGACGTAGATGACTGCTTAAACCTCATCATCTTTAAGTAGTTTTAAATTTGCGCTCTACGTGTTtgcaaaaaattctctctctaaacATCGCCTTGAAATGGACTAATCTGATGCACCGCGTCTCCAAACAGGGCAATCGCCGAGTATTTGTCACGAGATCTTCCCTACAAGCTACCGGCCGACTCTGTGTATGTCACAGCCGGCTGCACACAAGCCATTGAGATAGCATTGTCCGTTTTGGCTCGCCCCGGTGCTAATATCTTGCTGCCGAGACCGTGTTTCCCGATATACGGGCTTTGCGCCTCGTTTAGAAATATCGAAGTCCGCTACTTCGATCTTCACCCCGAGCAGGGATGGGAGGTTGATCTCGATGCAGTAGCAGATTTGGCAGACCACAATACAGTGGCAATGGTGATCATCAATCCTGGGAATCCATGTGGGAACGTCTACTCATATCAGCACCTAAAGAAGGTTCATATATATACGATTTGATCCATTGTAGTTCATCTGAGTTTAAATTTTGAGTTAATAGTTCTAACTTTGAGATTATGAACTTGAATCAGATTGCTGAGACAGCCAAGAGGCTTGGTATAGTGGTGATAGCCGATGAGGTCTACGGCCATCTGGCTTTCGGGGCGAACCCTTTTGTTCCGATGGGAATATTCGGGTCAATTGCCCCGGTGGTGACGCTTGGATCTTTGTCTAAGAGATGGTTGGTTCCTGGCTGGCGCCTTGGTTGGTTGGTCATCAATGACCCTGATGGCAGTTTGATGAGCCCAAAGGTTTTTTTCTTGTCATATCTCATATCTGCCATGTACCAAGAACCATATATTTACTTATCACACAGTCCACATAtcatgttttcctttatgtATCCTAGATATTTAGACCAAAATCTGTCTTTGTGTATGTTGAATCTGCACTTATAGTTTTCCTTATAATTTGTAGTTTTGATGGTGATGGTGATGTATTTGATTTATGATgtaatatatactatatagattTGAAAATTAAGCGTGATTTATGATATAGGGTTGCTTTAGAGATATGACATTGATATGTGGCCAGAAAAAATGTGGGTAGTCAAATATGATTTGGTCTTCTGCTCAGTAAATATTGAGTGatttaattatatgaaattttaCCGAATTACTGATCAGTGaatttctctcattttctcaGTTTGTGGAACGCATCAAGAAATACTGTGACATCTGCGGAGGTCCTGCTACATTCATACAGGCTGCAGTTCCTGAAATTGTTGAGCAAACACAAGAAGTTTTCTTCAGGAAAACAATTAACATACTGAAGCAAACCTCTGATATCTGTTACCAAAAGATTGAAGACATCAATGGCATCACTTGTCCAACAAAACCTAAGGGAGCAATGGCTTTCATGGTGAGTATTGTAACTGCTGCAACTAGTACAAATCTGTGCGCACACGCGTGcctgtatatatatttatcgcGGTCATTTTTTCTGATTGCATTTTGAACATTGTAGGTGAAGCTGAATCTTTCCAGGATGAAAGATATTAGTGATGATATTGACTTCTGTTTCAAGCTGGCCAAAGAGGAATCTGTTATCATTCTTCCAGGTACAAACACTAAGAGCTACTTATGTAAAAATTCATAGCAATAGATGTAAGAGTTGAGTGAGCTCAAAGTGGCGTGTATCGTGTTTTGCAGGGCTCGCTGTGGGTCTGAAGAACTGGATCCGGATCACATTTGCAGTAGACGTACCTGCTCTTGAAGAAGCCATGGAGAGGCTCAAGTCTTTCTGTGAACGGCATTCCTACTAAGACGCGTAAAAGTGGTAGCCGTTGAAGGAGTTGGATGGCCAAGATGATGTATTGCTCTCCTCGAGTAAATATTGTATCATCGATCGCATTTTGGAACAATGTATTGCATTTAATTCG harbors:
- the LOC131012426 gene encoding probable aminotransferase TAT2, whose translation is MELQNPAQEIDAPTTITIKGILGLLMSSTDPKESGKRVISLGIGDPTAYSCFHASNAAQEGVVEALRSTKFNGYAPTAGLPQTREAIAEYLSRDLPYKLPADSVYVTAGCTQAIEIALSVLARPGANILLPRPCFPIYGLCASFRNIEVRYFDLHPEQGWEVDLDAVADLADHNTVAMVIINPGNPCGNVYSYQHLKKIAETAKRLGIVVIADEVYGHLAFGANPFVPMGIFGSIAPVVTLGSLSKRWLVPGWRLGWLVINDPDGSLMSPKFVERIKKYCDICGGPATFIQAAVPEIVEQTQEVFFRKTINILKQTSDICYQKIEDINGITCPTKPKGAMAFMVKLNLSRMKDISDDIDFCFKLAKEESVIILPGLAVGLKNWIRITFAVDVPALEEAMERLKSFCERHSY